Proteins from a genomic interval of Streptomyces sp. SID8374:
- a CDS encoding TOBE domain-containing protein: MALSIRNQLSGSVTSVTPGEAMATVQVRLAGGQDITAAITLEAVKDLGLGEGSEVGILVKSTEVSLATGPVEGLSIRNRLPGTVTDIATGGAMASVKVAVECGQLTAAITKDAVDDLGLAAGTPVTALVKSTEVSLTTG, from the coding sequence ATGGCTCTGAGCATCCGCAACCAGCTCTCCGGCAGCGTCACTTCCGTCACCCCGGGGGAGGCCATGGCCACCGTCCAGGTCCGCCTCGCGGGCGGCCAGGACATCACCGCCGCGATCACCCTGGAGGCGGTGAAGGACCTCGGGCTCGGGGAGGGCAGCGAGGTGGGGATCCTGGTGAAGTCGACCGAGGTGTCGCTGGCGACCGGTCCGGTGGAGGGCCTGTCCATCCGCAACCGCCTGCCCGGCACGGTCACGGACATCGCGACGGGCGGGGCGATGGCCTCGGTCAAGGTCGCGGTGGAGTGCGGACAGCTGACGGCCGCGATCACGAAGGACGCGGTGGACGACCTGGGCCTCGCGGCGGGCACGCCCGTAACCGCGCTGGTCAAGTCCACGGAGGTCTCGCTGACCACCGGCTGA
- a CDS encoding response regulator transcription factor, with protein sequence MTTADMTSRTTERGRYRRPEAARRTAPAAPGAGSGGRVTVAVYAEDLILQTGMIHQLRMRPEIELIPDAEADRAQVSLVVVDMVDEPTVQLLHRLQRNTSTRTGLVVGFFESGALQTMIECGVAAVLRRGEADQDRLIHLVKAMANGEGVLPGDLLGKLLDHVSSLQRTVLDPRGLTLSTLTAREAEMIRLVSEGFDTSEIAQKTSYSERTVKNVLHEVATRLELRNRAHAVGYAMRHGLI encoded by the coding sequence ATGACGACGGCAGACATGACGAGCAGAACGACGGAGCGCGGCCGGTACCGCAGGCCCGAGGCGGCCCGGCGGACCGCCCCGGCCGCCCCCGGCGCGGGGAGCGGCGGCAGGGTCACCGTGGCGGTGTACGCGGAGGACCTGATCCTCCAGACCGGCATGATCCACCAGCTGCGGATGCGGCCGGAGATAGAGCTGATACCGGACGCCGAGGCCGACCGGGCCCAGGTCTCCCTGGTGGTGGTGGACATGGTGGACGAGCCCACCGTCCAGCTGCTGCACCGCCTCCAGCGCAACACCTCCACCCGCACCGGACTGGTCGTCGGCTTCTTCGAGTCGGGTGCGCTCCAGACGATGATCGAGTGCGGGGTCGCCGCCGTGCTGCGGCGCGGTGAGGCCGACCAGGACCGGCTGATCCACCTGGTCAAGGCGATGGCCAACGGCGAGGGCGTCCTCCCGGGCGACCTCCTCGGCAAGCTCCTGGACCATGTCAGCAGCCTCCAGCGGACGGTCCTGGACCCCCGCGGGCTCACCCTCTCCACCCTCACGGCGCGGGAGGCGGAGATGATCCGGCTGGTCTCCGAGGGCTTCGACACCTCGGAGATCGCGCAGAAGACCTCGTACTCCGAACGCACCGTCAAGAACGTGCTGCACGAGGTCGCGACCCGGCTCGAACTGCGCAACCGCGCCCATGCGGTGGGCTACGCGATGCGGCACGGGCTGATCTGA
- a CDS encoding hydrolytic protein, producing MPTVTVSPGGTATTTLTVRNDGDIVEAYTLEVVGDCAAWSTVEPARVSLYPGTSETVTLTFAPPRSHEVKAGETPLAVRVLPAEHPESVVVPEGTVTVEPFHELRTELEPRRRRGWLGARFRTAVQNKGNTPVDVAFTGKQAGEELRLGFTPAQRRLEPGESAEVRLKVRAAKLIWFGEPVTWPFEVEAAEVEAPVEAVKVEAGGREPVRPEPAQPETVRPEPIPGEFLQLPVLPKWLLIVLAALLALLLAWFALVRPAVKSTAKQAVTEAAQEEAAREQQQGAATPGGPDSPGGSQGQGTGPDAPGAPGGTGGSGTGPGTGTGSGPGGTGVGGSGQSSATIDVETRAGAEEQGTYQVPAGKVFGITDLVVANFQGDEGVLTISFGERKITTIALETFRNQDYHWVTPIQIPENATVTAAVTCSKPGTPATGTQASGCHQVINVSGVLSDLAR from the coding sequence ATGCCCACGGTGACGGTGTCGCCCGGCGGTACCGCGACGACGACCCTGACCGTGCGCAACGACGGTGACATCGTCGAGGCCTACACCCTCGAAGTCGTCGGCGACTGCGCCGCGTGGAGCACCGTCGAGCCGGCCCGCGTGTCGCTCTACCCGGGCACCTCCGAGACGGTGACCCTCACCTTCGCCCCGCCCCGCTCCCACGAGGTCAAGGCGGGCGAGACCCCGCTGGCCGTCCGCGTACTGCCCGCGGAGCACCCGGAGTCGGTGGTGGTGCCGGAGGGCACGGTCACCGTGGAGCCCTTCCACGAGCTGCGCACCGAGCTGGAGCCGCGCCGCCGCCGGGGCTGGCTGGGCGCCCGCTTCCGTACCGCCGTGCAGAACAAGGGGAACACCCCGGTCGACGTCGCCTTCACCGGCAAGCAGGCCGGTGAGGAGCTGCGGTTGGGGTTCACTCCCGCCCAACGGCGGCTGGAGCCGGGCGAGTCGGCCGAGGTGCGGCTCAAGGTCCGTGCGGCCAAGCTGATCTGGTTCGGCGAGCCGGTCACCTGGCCGTTCGAGGTGGAGGCCGCCGAGGTCGAGGCGCCCGTCGAGGCGGTCAAGGTGGAGGCCGGGGGCAGGGAGCCCGTCCGGCCGGAGCCCGCGCAGCCGGAGACCGTACGTCCGGAGCCGATCCCCGGTGAGTTCCTCCAGCTGCCCGTGCTGCCCAAGTGGCTGCTGATCGTGCTGGCCGCGCTGCTGGCGCTGCTGCTGGCCTGGTTCGCGCTGGTCCGGCCGGCGGTGAAGAGCACCGCGAAGCAGGCGGTGACCGAGGCCGCGCAGGAGGAGGCGGCCCGCGAGCAGCAGCAGGGGGCGGCCACACCTGGCGGCCCGGACAGCCCGGGCGGGAGCCAGGGTCAGGGCACGGGCCCGGACGCGCCGGGCGCGCCCGGTGGCACCGGCGGTTCCGGTACGGGACCGGGGACGGGAACAGGCTCCGGCCCGGGCGGTACGGGCGTCGGGGGCAGCGGCCAGAGCTCCGCGACGATCGACGTGGAGACCAGGGCCGGGGCCGAGGAGCAGGGGACCTACCAGGTTCCGGCGGGCAAGGTCTTCGGCATCACGGACCTCGTGGTGGCGAACTTCCAGGGCGACGAGGGGGTGCTGACGATCTCCTTCGGAGAGCGGAAGATCACCACCATCGCGCTGGAAACCTTCCGCAACCAGGACTATCACTGGGTCACCCCCATTCAGATTCCGGAGAACGCCACGGTCACCGCCGCCGTCACCTGCTCCAAGCCCGGCACTCCGGCGACC
- a CDS encoding ATP-binding protein, producing MTVTESAPGLPAVVDVEVLWERLARVEERVRHAVAARRATDPEPDDPYRGQYLTPEAVERILETRDAFAPAPAYGPSYGAEYAPPGSRLHRLADSFGLVPLDVELLLVAMAPDIDARFERLYGYLNDDLTRRRPAIGLALELCGLPAAGSGRFRFQPSAPLVAGGLLEIGDPERPLLSRALRVPDRVTAHLLGDDAPDGRLRGFVHVPAPGAEPDDHLEAHRIAAALATGSGLVHLLDRGGDPAGLAVDALTAAGRRPLVVDIAALAAAAGDRTAELVRTLAAEARLSHGGVVLGPLEVLAPERPEGARLLASLCAAVSGTPLIAYGKKNWDPLWTRDSPVPVAVPPPGPTGAARRWRQALAEAAGSVGLPDAQAPADDRLIEATASYRLDSDQLRKAATVASRLALLEQRPVHPDDLRAAVRAQNGAGLERLARRIEPAVGWDDLVLPPATRTQLTELALRARHREQVLGEWGMRPGGGRGRGVIAMFAGESGTGKTMSAEVIARELGMELYVVDLSTVVDKYIGETEKNLERIFVEASDVNGILLFDEADAIFGKRSQVKDAHDKHANVESAYLLQRMESFDGIAVLTTNLRANLDEAFTRRLDVIAEFPMPDAEQRLALWDRCLGTSIPRDPALDLEFCAARFELAGGSIRACAVTAAYLAAESEAPLTMDQLVTAVLQEYRKLGRLVLESEFGPWLAKERGR from the coding sequence ATGACGGTGACGGAGAGCGCACCCGGCCTCCCGGCGGTGGTGGACGTCGAGGTGCTGTGGGAGCGGCTGGCCCGCGTGGAGGAGCGGGTCCGGCACGCGGTGGCGGCCCGCCGCGCCACCGACCCGGAGCCGGACGACCCGTACCGGGGGCAGTACCTCACCCCCGAGGCGGTGGAACGAATCCTGGAGACGCGGGACGCGTTCGCCCCCGCACCCGCGTACGGTCCTTCGTACGGTGCGGAGTACGCGCCCCCGGGCAGCAGACTGCACCGACTGGCCGACAGCTTCGGCCTCGTCCCTCTCGACGTGGAACTCCTCCTGGTCGCGATGGCGCCGGACATCGACGCCCGGTTCGAGCGCCTCTACGGCTACCTCAACGACGACCTCACCCGCCGCCGCCCCGCCATCGGCCTGGCGCTGGAACTCTGCGGACTCCCCGCCGCAGGCTCCGGCCGCTTCCGCTTCCAGCCGTCCGCCCCGCTCGTCGCGGGCGGCCTCCTGGAGATCGGCGACCCCGAACGCCCGCTGCTCTCCCGGGCCTTGAGAGTCCCGGACCGGGTCACCGCCCACCTCCTCGGTGACGACGCGCCGGACGGGCGGCTGCGCGGCTTCGTGCACGTGCCCGCCCCGGGCGCTGAGCCCGACGACCACCTGGAGGCCCACCGGATCGCCGCCGCCCTCGCCACCGGCAGCGGCCTGGTGCACCTGCTGGACCGAGGCGGCGACCCCGCCGGGCTGGCCGTCGACGCGCTCACCGCCGCAGGTCGCCGCCCCCTCGTGGTGGACATCGCGGCCCTCGCCGCCGCCGCCGGTGACCGGACGGCCGAGCTGGTACGGACCCTGGCGGCCGAGGCCCGCCTCTCCCACGGCGGTGTCGTGCTCGGCCCGCTCGAAGTGCTCGCACCCGAACGCCCGGAGGGGGCCCGCCTGCTGGCCTCCCTCTGTGCGGCGGTGAGCGGCACGCCCCTGATCGCGTACGGGAAGAAGAACTGGGACCCGCTGTGGACCCGGGACAGCCCGGTGCCGGTCGCCGTTCCGCCCCCGGGCCCGACGGGCGCGGCGCGCCGGTGGCGGCAGGCGCTCGCCGAGGCGGCCGGTTCGGTCGGGCTGCCGGACGCACAGGCACCGGCCGACGACCGGCTGATCGAGGCCACCGCCTCCTACCGCCTCGACTCCGACCAGCTGCGGAAGGCCGCCACCGTCGCCTCCCGCCTCGCCCTCCTGGAGCAGCGCCCGGTCCACCCGGACGACCTGCGCGCGGCGGTCCGCGCCCAGAACGGCGCCGGGCTGGAGCGGCTCGCCCGCCGCATCGAACCCGCCGTCGGCTGGGACGACCTGGTGCTGCCCCCGGCCACCCGCACCCAGCTCACCGAACTCGCCCTCCGCGCCCGCCACCGCGAACAGGTGCTGGGGGAGTGGGGGATGCGGCCGGGCGGCGGCCGGGGCCGTGGGGTCATCGCCATGTTCGCGGGCGAGTCCGGCACCGGGAAGACCATGTCGGCCGAGGTGATCGCCCGCGAACTGGGCATGGAGCTCTACGTGGTGGACCTCTCCACCGTGGTCGACAAGTACATCGGCGAGACCGAGAAGAACCTGGAGCGGATCTTCGTCGAGGCCTCCGACGTCAACGGCATCCTGCTCTTCGACGAGGCCGACGCGATCTTCGGCAAGCGCTCGCAGGTCAAGGACGCCCACGACAAGCACGCCAACGTGGAGTCCGCGTACCTCCTCCAGCGCATGGAGTCCTTCGACGGGATCGCCGTGCTCACCACCAACCTCCGGGCCAACCTGGACGAGGCGTTCACCCGCCGCCTGGACGTGATCGCGGAGTTCCCGATGCCGGACGCCGAGCAGCGCCTCGCCCTCTGGGACCGCTGCCTGGGCACCTCGATCCCGCGCGATCCGGCGCTGGACCTGGAGTTCTGCGCGGCCCGCTTCGAGCTGGCGGGCGGATCGATCCGGGCCTGCGCGGTGACCGCCGCCTACCTCGCGGCGGAGTCGGAAGCGCCGCTGACCATGGACCAGCTCGTCACGGCGGTGCTCCAGGAGTACCGCAAACTGGGGCGGCTGGTGCTGGAGAGCGAGTTCGGGCCCTGGCTGGCGAAGGAGCGGGGCAGGTAG
- a CDS encoding class F sortase: protein MDRAPDEDPPRSSPWRRRAPLAAIVALLLTGGLLLALGTTRQQPAPPPAADQGAPPATAPRSPTPSAEPRTTALPPSRPVSITIPSLKVTSDLEQLGLGKNRAMDTPKDPAKAGWYRPGATPGAIGPSVIAGHVTWDGVPAVFFKLTELKPGDRIDVSRADGTTAIFTVDRTASYPKDDFPTVEVYRNLDHAGLRLITCGGDYSREDSRYADNVVVYASLTGRGGG, encoded by the coding sequence ATGGACAGGGCACCCGACGAGGACCCGCCCCGCAGTTCGCCCTGGCGGCGTCGGGCCCCTCTCGCCGCCATCGTCGCCCTGCTCCTGACGGGCGGGCTGCTGCTGGCGCTGGGAACCACCCGGCAACAGCCCGCCCCGCCCCCCGCGGCCGACCAGGGCGCCCCACCCGCCACCGCCCCACGCTCACCCACCCCTTCCGCCGAGCCGCGGACGACAGCCCTCCCGCCCTCCCGCCCGGTCAGCATCACGATCCCGTCCCTCAAGGTCACCTCGGACCTCGAACAGCTCGGGCTGGGCAAGAACCGTGCGATGGACACACCGAAGGACCCGGCGAAGGCCGGCTGGTACCGCCCCGGAGCCACCCCCGGCGCGATCGGCCCCTCCGTGATCGCCGGACACGTCACGTGGGACGGAGTGCCGGCCGTCTTCTTCAAGCTCACCGAACTGAAACCGGGTGACCGCATAGACGTCAGCCGAGCGGACGGCACGACGGCGATCTTCACGGTCGACCGGACCGCCTCGTACCCCAAGGACGACTTCCCCACGGTCGAGGTCTACCGCAACCTCGACCACGCCGGCCTCCGCCTGATCACCTGCGGCGGCGACTACTCCCGGGAGGACAGCCGCTACGCGGACAACGTGGTGGTCTACGCGAGCCTGACGGGACGCGGGGGCGGCTGA
- a CDS encoding DUF11 domain-containing protein has product MGAVVLLAPLLVVGSAATPHGASDAVAAAAKADPAEAGRIAFAGTEHRSLGRVADPQNTAPLFGDGPAHYDQDPSARRGVLVFTSLRDSVRPQVYVRDADGTVRRLTTDRDAANPELSPDGRTVVFDSAEPGPGGTVQRDLWAVGVDGSGLRRLSDTPDNEESPTFSPDGTRIAYACDGDTSLGWQIYEQAFAGGERTRISDGPPGDAKDPSWNPVDDDTHRSRVAYTHITDPDPETGYRLRVTEGIGTDRPLLAGAHAEWGSHSVSWLPDGDDVLFLSPFHVCGCDDFDHVYRGPAFSEESPQQLLTENRGVASPTWTGTDSGSGDVIVSRISSSAANVVTLQDVRQDGSDPRDLGFTILDEDPAARTNTDPAIDPLFNPAAGYDPWTERQNYTPDGRRIVVTRFEGPADARIQRIWMVDADGTNGAALPLAGRGDRDWDTDPTFSPDGTKLAFTRTSPGGVGEAAGPGRILIADVATGAILDEIRPPEGQQQGGDAQPTWSSDGINLAFTRNHTINGHGGNKHIWTVPVSSLDQQRDLSATICPGDCEVIDDSPAFSPDGTRVAFNRKDGGGRINERNGIIVKPLSGGGCRVVLPSSERDNPDGCDQEIPDTAGTGPFQPRDAAWSPDGSRIVLTSRREVAPNSMEQLSVLDLASGELTPLDNDHAGRQKEPSYQQSVDLAVTAPPTGPAVEVGSSAEVKVTVVNRGPSPSPGTTFTADPPPGVRLEELTTDAGSCGAGSPQCDLGVVPPGTSVEVTARLTGVTRGDQPVGWSVTGAVLDPNPTDNATGTLVPVQDVPPPTPTPTPPTPTPTPPTPTPTPPTPTPPTPTPTTTAPTPPRPAPPAPRPPAARPPAPLPPAPLAGPGVVVRAQPSPGYVGGKVVVTYTVRNGRNASATGLRLQLGLPGNIPSGPLPAGCTAGLCTLPDLGPGASTVVRVVLSPDRALRTSITATLTTTGTDANRNDNRSRIPLRILQPKIVAVPAVGKPGFVTSVRGKDFPPGAPVKLSWDPGITAAAAPTLPNPDGTFIAQLLILAKDRTGPRTITAKGPGFSPVTTDFLVVLGTITPPDEVIRR; this is encoded by the coding sequence ATGGGCGCCGTGGTGCTCCTGGCGCCGCTGCTGGTGGTCGGATCGGCCGCCACCCCGCACGGGGCGAGCGACGCGGTCGCCGCAGCGGCGAAGGCGGACCCGGCGGAGGCCGGGCGGATCGCCTTCGCCGGTACGGAGCACCGCAGCCTCGGCCGCGTCGCGGACCCGCAGAACACCGCACCCCTCTTCGGGGACGGCCCCGCCCACTACGACCAGGACCCCTCGGCCCGCCGCGGCGTCCTCGTCTTCACCAGCCTCCGCGACAGCGTGCGCCCCCAGGTGTACGTGCGCGACGCGGACGGGACCGTACGCAGGCTCACCACAGACCGGGACGCGGCCAACCCCGAACTCTCCCCGGACGGGCGGACCGTCGTCTTCGACTCCGCCGAACCCGGCCCCGGCGGCACCGTCCAGCGCGACCTGTGGGCGGTCGGCGTCGACGGCTCCGGTCTGCGGCGGCTGTCGGACACCCCCGACAACGAGGAGTCCCCGACCTTCTCCCCGGACGGCACCCGCATCGCGTACGCCTGCGACGGCGACACCTCGCTGGGCTGGCAGATATACGAGCAGGCCTTCGCGGGCGGCGAGCGGACCCGGATCAGCGACGGCCCGCCCGGCGACGCCAAGGACCCGTCCTGGAACCCGGTCGACGACGACACCCACCGCAGCCGGGTCGCGTACACCCACATCACCGACCCCGACCCCGAGACGGGCTACCGGCTGCGGGTCACCGAGGGCATCGGCACCGACCGGCCGCTGCTGGCCGGGGCCCACGCCGAGTGGGGCAGCCACTCGGTCTCCTGGCTGCCCGACGGCGACGACGTCCTCTTCCTCAGCCCCTTCCACGTCTGCGGCTGCGACGACTTCGACCACGTCTACCGGGGGCCCGCGTTCAGCGAGGAGTCCCCGCAGCAGCTGCTCACCGAGAACCGCGGCGTCGCCTCGCCCACCTGGACCGGCACCGACAGCGGCTCCGGGGACGTCATCGTCTCCCGGATCAGCTCCTCGGCGGCGAACGTCGTGACGCTCCAGGACGTACGGCAGGACGGCTCCGACCCCCGCGACCTCGGGTTCACCATCCTCGACGAGGACCCGGCGGCCCGCACCAACACCGACCCGGCGATCGACCCGCTGTTCAACCCGGCGGCCGGGTACGACCCGTGGACCGAGCGGCAGAACTACACCCCCGACGGGCGGCGCATCGTCGTGACCCGCTTCGAGGGCCCCGCCGACGCCCGCATCCAGCGCATCTGGATGGTCGACGCCGACGGCACCAACGGCGCCGCCCTGCCGCTCGCCGGACGCGGCGACCGCGACTGGGACACCGACCCCACCTTCTCGCCCGACGGCACCAAGCTGGCCTTCACCCGGACCTCGCCCGGCGGCGTCGGCGAGGCGGCGGGGCCGGGCCGCATCCTCATCGCCGACGTGGCCACCGGCGCCATCCTCGACGAGATCCGCCCGCCCGAGGGCCAGCAGCAGGGCGGCGACGCCCAGCCGACCTGGTCCTCCGACGGCATCAACCTCGCCTTCACCCGCAACCACACGATCAACGGCCACGGCGGCAACAAGCACATCTGGACCGTCCCGGTCAGCAGCCTCGACCAGCAGCGGGACCTCAGCGCCACCATCTGCCCCGGCGACTGCGAAGTCATCGACGACAGCCCGGCGTTCTCCCCCGACGGTACGAGGGTGGCCTTCAACCGCAAGGACGGCGGCGGCCGGATCAACGAGCGCAACGGCATCATCGTCAAGCCGCTCAGCGGCGGCGGCTGCCGGGTCGTGCTCCCCTCCTCCGAGCGGGACAACCCCGACGGCTGCGACCAGGAGATCCCCGACACCGCCGGCACCGGCCCCTTCCAGCCCCGCGACGCGGCCTGGTCGCCGGACGGCAGCCGGATCGTGCTGACCTCCCGCCGCGAGGTGGCCCCCAACTCGATGGAGCAGCTCTCCGTCCTCGACCTCGCCTCCGGTGAGCTGACGCCCCTGGACAACGACCACGCCGGACGCCAGAAGGAGCCCAGCTACCAGCAGTCGGTCGACCTCGCCGTGACGGCCCCGCCCACCGGGCCCGCCGTGGAGGTCGGCTCCTCGGCCGAGGTGAAGGTCACCGTGGTCAACCGCGGCCCCTCGCCCTCGCCCGGCACCACGTTCACGGCCGACCCCCCGCCCGGCGTACGGCTGGAGGAGCTGACCACCGACGCGGGTAGCTGCGGAGCCGGCTCGCCGCAGTGCGACCTCGGCGTGGTCCCGCCCGGCACGAGCGTGGAGGTCACCGCCCGGCTGACCGGCGTCACCCGGGGCGACCAGCCGGTCGGCTGGTCCGTCACCGGCGCCGTGCTGGACCCGAACCCGACGGACAACGCCACGGGCACCCTCGTACCCGTCCAGGACGTGCCCCCGCCGACCCCGACGCCCACACCGCCGACCCCCACCCCCACGCCTCCCACCCCGACCCCGACGCCTCCCACGCCTACGCCTCCCACCCCGACGCCCACGACCACCGCACCCACCCCGCCGCGCCCCGCACCCCCGGCCCCGCGCCCGCCTGCCGCCCGCCCCCCGGCCCCGCTGCCGCCCGCACCCCTGGCCGGCCCAGGCGTCGTCGTACGGGCCCAGCCCAGCCCCGGCTACGTCGGCGGCAAGGTGGTCGTCACGTACACCGTGCGCAACGGCCGCAACGCCTCCGCCACCGGACTGCGGCTCCAGCTCGGCCTGCCCGGGAACATCCCGTCCGGCCCGCTCCCGGCAGGCTGCACGGCCGGCCTGTGCACGCTGCCCGACCTGGGACCGGGTGCCTCCACCGTCGTACGCGTCGTCCTCTCCCCGGACCGCGCGCTGCGTACGAGCATCACCGCGACGCTCACCACGACCGGCACGGACGCGAACCGGAACGACAACCGCTCCCGCATCCCGCTGCGCATCCTCCAGCCCAAGATCGTCGCGGTGCCCGCCGTCGGCAAGCCCGGCTTCGTCACCTCGGTGCGCGGCAAGGACTTCCCGCCCGGCGCGCCCGTGAAGCTCAGCTGGGACCCGGGGATCACGGCGGCTGCCGCGCCGACCCTGCCCAACCCGGACGGCACGTTCATCGCCCAGCTGCTCATCCTGGCGAAGGACCGGACCGGGCCGCGCACCATCACGGCGAAGGGCCCCGGCTTCTCCCCGGTCACGACGGACTTCCTCGTGGTGCTCGGCACCATCACCCCGCCGGACGAGGTGATCCGCCGATGA
- a CDS encoding DUF4255 domain-containing protein, with translation MIHEVDEGLRLLLVDAGLQESGVDLVFDAPTKDWSARRNAPTISVFLHGIREDAGRRRTGTAEEHDENGVIVGWRTPPRWFELTYLVTAWTNRPQDEHRLLSEVLRCLMRHDTLPAPMLTGSLAELGLTVELEAAGPRTEGPSASDVWSALGGELKAAIDLRVLAPLAGERAPAGPPVTEGLVMKAAPAVDGTAADDPGRRLRYEGAADLDAEGFAAERERRLPPGRRRRGSAAR, from the coding sequence ATGATCCACGAAGTCGACGAAGGACTCCGGCTGTTGCTGGTCGACGCCGGACTCCAGGAGAGCGGGGTCGACCTGGTCTTCGACGCCCCGACGAAGGACTGGTCGGCCCGGCGCAACGCGCCCACCATCAGCGTCTTCCTGCACGGCATCCGCGAGGACGCGGGCAGGCGGCGCACCGGCACGGCCGAGGAGCACGACGAGAACGGCGTGATCGTGGGCTGGCGGACCCCGCCGCGCTGGTTCGAGCTGACCTATCTGGTCACCGCTTGGACCAACCGCCCGCAGGACGAACACCGCCTGCTCTCCGAGGTGTTGCGCTGCCTGATGCGCCACGACACGCTGCCCGCACCGATGCTCACCGGCAGCCTCGCCGAACTCGGCCTCACCGTGGAGCTGGAGGCGGCGGGCCCGCGCACCGAGGGCCCGTCCGCCTCCGACGTGTGGTCCGCGCTCGGCGGCGAGCTGAAGGCCGCGATCGACCTGCGCGTCCTCGCCCCGCTCGCCGGTGAACGGGCCCCGGCCGGGCCTCCGGTCACCGAAGGACTCGTGATGAAGGCCGCCCCCGCCGTGGACGGCACGGCCGCCGACGACCCGGGCCGCCGCCTGCGGTACGAGGGCGCGGCCGACCTGGACGCGGAGGGCTTCGCCGCCGAACGGGAACGGCGGCTGCCGCCCGGCCGGCGCCGACGGGGGAGTGCGGCACGATGA
- a CDS encoding L-serine ammonia-lyase: MAISVFDLFSVGIGPSSSHTVGPMRAARMFARRLKNEGLLAHTTSIRAELYGSLGATGHGHGTPKAVLLGLEGESPQTVDVESADARVDEIRSSGRINLLGMHEIAFAFDDDLVLHRRKALPYHANGMTIFAYDTEGAPVLEKTYYSVGGGFVVDEDAVAGENPIVPDDTALRHPFRTGDELLRLARETGLSISQMMLENELAWRTEAEIRSGLLDIWRVMQACVSRGMSREGILPGGLKVRRRAANSARQLRAEGDPQAHAMEWITLYAMAVNEENAAGGRVVTAPTNGAAGIIPAVLHYYMNFASGGCTETEKEDSVVRFLLAAGAIGLLFKENASISGAEVGCQGEVGSACSMAAGALAEVLGGSPEQVENAAEIGMEHNLGLTCDPVGGLVQIPCIERNGMAAVKAVTAAKMALRGDGSHKVSLDKVIKTMKETGADMSVKYKETARGGLAVNIIEC; the protein is encoded by the coding sequence GTGGCCATCTCGGTCTTCGACCTCTTCTCGGTCGGCATCGGCCCGTCCAGCTCCCACACGGTGGGCCCGATGCGGGCCGCCCGGATGTTCGCGCGCCGCCTGAAGAACGAGGGCCTGCTCGCGCACACGACCTCGATACGGGCCGAGCTGTACGGCTCCCTCGGCGCGACCGGCCACGGCCACGGCACCCCGAAAGCGGTCCTGCTCGGCCTGGAGGGCGAGTCCCCCCAGACGGTCGACGTGGAGAGCGCCGACGCCCGGGTCGACGAGATCCGCTCCTCGGGCCGGATCAACCTGCTCGGCATGCACGAGATCGCGTTCGCCTTCGACGACGACCTGGTCCTGCACCGCCGCAAGGCGCTCCCGTACCACGCCAACGGCATGACGATCTTCGCGTACGACACCGAGGGCGCCCCGGTCCTGGAGAAGACGTACTACTCGGTCGGCGGCGGCTTCGTCGTGGACGAGGACGCGGTGGCGGGCGAGAACCCGATCGTCCCCGACGACACGGCCCTGCGGCACCCCTTCCGCACCGGCGACGAGCTGCTGCGCCTGGCCCGCGAGACCGGCCTCTCCATCTCCCAGATGATGCTGGAGAACGAGCTGGCCTGGCGCACCGAAGCGGAGATCCGCTCCGGCCTCCTGGACATCTGGCGGGTCATGCAGGCCTGCGTCTCACGCGGCATGTCCCGCGAGGGCATCCTCCCCGGCGGCCTCAAGGTCCGCCGCCGCGCCGCCAACTCGGCCCGCCAGCTGCGCGCCGAGGGCGACCCGCAGGCCCACGCGATGGAGTGGATCACGCTCTACGCGATGGCGGTCAACGAGGAGAACGCGGCGGGCGGCCGCGTGGTCACCGCCCCCACCAACGGCGCGGCGGGCATCATCCCGGCCGTCCTGCACTACTACATGAACTTCGCGTCCGGCGGCTGCACCGAGACGGAGAAGGAGGACAGCGTCGTCCGCTTCCTCCTCGCCGCCGGCGCCATCGGCCTCCTCTTCAAGGAGAACGCCTCCATCTCCGGCGCCGAGGTCGGCTGCCAGGGCGAGGTCGGCTCCGCCTGCTCCATGGCGGCCGGCGCCCTCGCCGAGGTCTTGGGCGGCTCCCCCGAGCAGGTGGAGAACGCCGCCGAGATCGGCATGGAACACAACCTGGGCCTCACCTGCGACCCGGTCGGCGGCCTCGTCCAGATCCCCTGCATCGAGCGCAACGGCATGGCGGCGGTGAAGGCGGTCACGGCGGCGAAGATGGCGCTGCGGGGGGACGGCAGCCACAAGGTCTCCCTGGACAAGGTCATCAAGACCATGAAGGAGACGGGGGCCGACATGAGCGTCAAGTACAAGGAGACGGCTCGGGGCGGGCTTGCGGTGAACATCATCGAGTGCTGA